One Solea solea chromosome 5, fSolSol10.1, whole genome shotgun sequence genomic window carries:
- the cbfa2t3 gene encoding protein CBFA2T3 isoform X3 produces MPDSPADVKTQPRSTPPTMPPPPPAVSQATNRSASFTPTTSKSMLNGSSHSPTSLNGAPSTPNGFSNGPAMSSTASLSNQQLPPACGARQLCKLKRFLTTLQQFGNDISPEIGERVRSLVLGLVNSTLTIEEFHSKLHEATNFPLRPFVIPFLKANLPLLQRELLHCARLAKQTPAQYLAQHEQLLLDANASSPLDSSEIMLEMNEHGKRRTPDRTKESSERDGLHPEHLAKRPCTISPSQRFSPSTGLPAHPPPNGLPTHPPNGLPHPSNHQVGPQHYRLEDMALAHQYRDAYRHNEHRDARDRHRPTAVHGARQEEVIDHRLTDREWAEEWKHLDNEITCNPHSCRPPQLLNCIMDMVEKTRRSLTVLRRCQEADREEMNHWIRRYSDVEEMKKGGSNGQHCLPPPLPPPPPPPPPHHNSSSNTASSSEALPIGTPSAAERQSGRQTDIHRDFLHRPPSGYLPEEIWRKAGTTSIPLSPALKHLQNKQEEAVNEVKRQAMSELQKAVSDAERKAHEMISAERSKMERALAEAKRQASEDALTVINQQEDSSESCWNCGRKASETCSGCNTARYCGSFCQHKDWEKHHHVCGQGLQGMPGGSSVPLGTPSSSASSGAPPTHSESAPPGPLSLAGQSSIVAGAGSGSGSVSASPKESSSSSASRSTTPATPALLDATSR; encoded by the exons TGTTGAACGGGAGCAGCCATTCTCCTACTTCACTAAACGGTGCTCCATCCACCCCTAACGGCTTCAGTAACGGGCCAGCCATGTCCTCCACGGCCTCACTGTCCAACCAGCAGCTCCCGCCAGCTTGCGGAGCTCGGCAGCTCTGCAAGCTGAAGCGCTTCCTCACCACGCTGCAGCAGTTTGGCAACGACATATCGCCCGAGATTGGCGAGAGAGTGCGCAGCCTTGTGTTGGGGCTGGTG AACTCCACCCTCACGATCGAAGAGTTTCACTCCAAACTTCACGAGGCCACCAATTTTCCTCTGAGGCCATTCGTCATTCCCTTCCTGAAG GCAAACCTGCCTCTGCTGCAGAGAGAGTTGCTCCACTGCGCCAGATTAGCCAAGCAGACTCCAGCTCAGTATCTGGCCCAACACGAGCAGCTCCTCCTGGACGCCAACGCCAGCTCGCCCCTCGACTCCTCCGAGATCATGCTGGAGATGAACGAACACGGCAAGAGAAGGACTCCTGACAG GACCAAAGAGAGCTCAGAGAGAGACGGTTTGCACCCAGAGCACCTCGCGAAGAGGCCCTGCACCATCAGCCCCAGCCAGCGCTTCAGCCCCAGCACGGGTCTCCCGGCTCACCCGCCTCCTAATGGCCTCCCCACGCACCCCCCGAACGGCCTCCCCCACCCATCGAACCACCAAGTGGGACCTCAGCACTATCGCCTGGAAGACATGGCCCTGGCTCACCAATACAGAGACGCGTACAGGCACAACGAACACCGCGACGCTCGGGACCGGCATCGGCCGACAG CGGTGCACGGAGCTCGCCAAGAGGAGGTGATCGACCACCGTCTGACAGACAGGGAGTGGGCCGAGGAATGGAAGCACCTCGACAAC GAAATCACATGTAATCCTCACTCCTGTCGCCCGCCGCAGCTCCTGAACTGCATCATGGACATGGTGGAGAAGACGCGGCGCTCTCTGACGGTGCTGCGCCGCTGCCAGGAGGCCGACCGCGAGGAGATGAACCACTGGATCCGGCGCTACAGCGACgtggaggagatgaaaaaagGTGGGAGCAACGGACAGCactgcctccctcctcctcttcctcctcctcctcctcctcctcctcctcaccacaACTCCTCCTCCAACACAGCTAGCAGCAGCGAGGCGCTGCCCATAGGAACTCCCTCGGCTGCTGAAAGGCAGTcgggcagacagacag ataTCCACCGAGACTTCTTACACAGGCCTCCCTCAGGATACCTGCCAGAAGAAATCTGGCGGAAAGCCG GTACTACAAGCATCCCGCTCTCCCCAGCACTAAAGCACCTCCAAAACAAGCAGG agGAGGCCGTGAATGAGGTGAAGCGACAGGCGATGTCGGAGCTGCAGAAGGCCGTATCGGACGCCGAGAGGAAGGCTCACGAGATGATCTCGGCCGAGCGCTCTAAAATGGAAAGGGCGCTGGCCGAGGCTAAGAGGCAAGCCTCCGAGGACGCGCTGACAGTCATCAACCAACAGGAGGACTCCAGTGAA AGCTGCTGGAACTGCGGGAGAAAAGCCAGTGAGACGTGCAGCGGCTGCAACACGGCTCGCTACTGCGGCTCCTTCTGCCAACACAAGGACTGGGAGAAGCACCACCATGTCTGCGGTCAGGGCCTGCAGGGGATGCCGGGGGGCAGCAGCGTCCCTCTGGGCACGCCCTCGTCCTCCGCGTCCTCCGGCGCGCCCCCCACTCACTCGGAGAGCGCGCCGCCGGGACCGCTGTCCCTGGCGGGCCAGAGCAGTATTGTGGCGGGAGCGGGCAGCGGCAGTGGGAGTGTCTCCGCCAGCCCCAAAGAGAGCAGCTCGAGCAGTGCCTCGCGCTCCACGACTCCGGCGACCCCCGCGCTCCTGGATGCCACCTCTCGCTGA